TCTCTGGCGTTTTGCACGCCACTGATGGCGCAATTGACCTTGTCCACCATTCGCGGCACTGTCACCGATCCCGCCGGCGCGTTGGTCGTTAAAGCCGAGATCCGGGTCACGAGCCTGGAAACGAATTTCAACCGCACCACTCTCACCAACGAGAATGGCGAATTCGAGATTCCGGACGTACGGCGCGGCACCTATCGTCTCACTGCCACCAGCCCAGGGTTCAAGAACTTCGTGGCAGACAATATTATCCTCGAAAGCAGCCAAATACGTCGCATTAACATCGCCCTCGAGCTTGGGCCGGTGGGGGCGGAAGTGACAGTCAAGGCGGATGCCGCCGTGATCTCTACAGACACGTCGAAGATCCAGGGAGCGTTCACGAAAGAGAAATACGACACGACCCCGTGGGTCGGCACATTTCTTTACCCCACGCTGCCGTTGAGCACATTGCCGAATGTGCAAAGCCGGGGTAGCAAGTGGGACGTCTCTTTCGCTGGACAGT
This window of the Clostridia bacterium genome carries:
- a CDS encoding carboxypeptidase-like regulatory domain-containing protein, with amino-acid sequence MFELRRFSLQVVAVASLAFCTPLMAQLTLSTIRGTVTDPAGALVVKAEIRVTSLETNFNRTTLTNENGEFEIPDVRRGTYRLTATSPGFKNFVADNIILESSQIRRINIALELGPVGAEVTVKADAAVISTDTSKIQGAFTKEKYDTTPWVGTFLYPTLPLSTLPNVQSRGSKWDVSFAGQSGNQIQTGMDGHTNDGTGNQIINMPDVQELSVVTVNN